A stretch of the Halodesulfovibrio sp. MK-HDV genome encodes the following:
- the cbiE gene encoding precorrin-6y C5,15-methyltransferase (decarboxylating) subunit CbiE, with the protein MAIHVVGLGIDPDTLPEIYEQIITTADVLVGGKRQLAAFDELDVETIPITAPLSNVFDAMSASYNARKEVVVIADGDPLFYGIGDRIIKEFGSENVVVHPNTATVQAIASRASVSWQNMRMVSLHGRNDFTPLFTSLMQCDHVTVLTDDTNIPAFIAQRLLDRGISWFHMSVFENMGTSEEKFSNYTLEEASNLSFSRLNAILLERVGAPAQPLRLGIPDAEFATERKLITKRPVRAASLGMLELEPHNTMWDIGAGSGSVSIEAAHLLSKGAVFAIERKSERIDLIRENRTRFGAINVDVRHGDAQATIKDLPTPDRIFIGGGLGSDTTLLAPLCERLQNGGIIVVNCTLLSSLEAAKNHFKTTGWEYEVTMIQAAASSPLAGDIRLDSMNPIFIISAHKPVPEKQSD; encoded by the coding sequence ATGGCTATTCACGTTGTAGGTCTTGGAATTGATCCTGACACGCTTCCTGAAATTTACGAACAGATTATTACAACTGCTGATGTGCTTGTGGGCGGCAAACGCCAACTGGCAGCCTTTGACGAACTTGATGTGGAAACCATTCCCATTACAGCACCATTATCCAATGTTTTTGATGCCATGTCCGCCAGCTACAATGCTCGTAAAGAAGTCGTTGTTATTGCGGATGGCGACCCACTATTCTATGGAATTGGTGACAGAATAATCAAAGAATTCGGTTCAGAAAACGTCGTTGTTCACCCTAACACAGCAACCGTACAAGCCATTGCATCCAGAGCCAGCGTTTCTTGGCAGAACATGCGAATGGTATCATTGCACGGACGCAACGACTTCACCCCGCTCTTTACATCACTCATGCAGTGTGACCATGTCACTGTGCTTACAGATGATACAAACATCCCTGCCTTTATTGCTCAAAGACTGCTCGACAGGGGCATCTCGTGGTTTCATATGAGTGTTTTTGAGAACATGGGGACTAGCGAAGAAAAATTTTCCAATTACACTCTGGAAGAAGCAAGTAATCTGAGTTTTTCCAGACTTAATGCTATTCTGTTAGAACGCGTCGGGGCTCCTGCACAGCCATTACGATTAGGTATTCCAGACGCAGAGTTTGCGACTGAGCGCAAGCTTATTACCAAACGTCCCGTCCGCGCTGCATCGCTCGGCATGCTTGAATTGGAACCACATAACACCATGTGGGACATTGGAGCAGGGAGCGGCTCTGTCAGTATCGAAGCCGCGCACCTTTTATCGAAAGGTGCTGTCTTTGCTATTGAACGCAAAAGTGAACGCATTGATCTTATCCGGGAAAACCGTACACGTTTCGGTGCCATCAATGTGGACGTACGACATGGCGATGCGCAGGCAACCATTAAAGACTTACCGACACCGGATAGAATTTTTATTGGCGGCGGGTTAGGTTCTGATACCACCCTCCTCGCGCCACTTTGCGAACGCCTACAAAACGGCGGAATTATCGTGGTTAACTGTACTTTGCTCTCAAGCCTTGAAGCTGCAAAAAATCACTTTAAAACCACAGGCTGGGAATACGAAGTAACCATGATTCAAGCAGCCGCTTCCAGCCCACTCGCTGGAGACATCCGCCTCGACAGCATGAATCCGATATTTATCATCAGCGCACACAAACCTGTGCCTGAAAAACAATCAGACTAG
- a CDS encoding DoxX family protein, translating to MSMYLLDKFFPRILKRTTVMLVVRIFLGAVFVYAGAGKLWNLRGFAIIIEEFGVVPLELLPYVAVGLPVLEILAGAGLVWNVRGSLTAITAMTVMFMAVLSYAMYEGLVIADCGCFAAGEVPAGYDDGSALREAFIRDVGLLAACCFLFFSPMRRKQTAKIL from the coding sequence ATGAGTATGTATCTGCTCGATAAATTTTTTCCACGTATTTTAAAACGCACTACCGTTATGCTGGTTGTGCGCATTTTTCTCGGTGCCGTTTTTGTATATGCGGGAGCCGGAAAGCTTTGGAATTTACGTGGATTTGCGATCATCATAGAAGAATTTGGCGTGGTTCCCTTGGAACTGCTTCCATATGTAGCAGTTGGACTTCCTGTGCTTGAAATTCTGGCAGGTGCTGGGCTTGTCTGGAATGTGCGCGGGAGTTTGACTGCGATCACTGCCATGACCGTAATGTTTATGGCAGTGCTTAGCTACGCCATGTACGAAGGACTTGTCATTGCCGATTGCGGCTGTTTTGCCGCGGGTGAAGTTCCTGCCGGTTATGATGATGGCAGTGCATTGCGAGAGGCATTCATACGGGATGTGGGTCTGTTGGCTGCCTGTTGTTTTTTATTTTTTTCTCCCATGCGAAGAAAACAGACTGCTAAAATTTTGTAG
- the cbiD gene encoding cobalt-precorrin-5B (C(1))-methyltransferase CbiD, whose protein sequence is MAEKRLREGYTTGSSASAAAGAALRLLLKQQTVTALEIALPPFLRENGATDAPKERLIIPVYAVHLEEGGAVGSVIKDGGDDPDATNGLHIEAHVSLFPDNAEIILEGGKGVGKVTLPGLPVPAGNPAINPEPQEQIKAAVREACAEANYTGGVRVRIEVPRGEERSKNTMNARLGILGGISILGTRGTVKPFSHSSWKATILQGMDVSLAAGVDYIGFSTGRRSERLLMETLPEWKELAFVQAADFVQFSLESAADKGFKRAAWSCFFGKLVKLAQGHAYTHAKTAPVDFLLLAQWCREAGIADSLLPEIEGANTARQVLDIIKDDPNRETALRHVATIARDIAQAWAKNSVEITVYLFDFDGTLLTVV, encoded by the coding sequence ATGGCTGAAAAGAGACTACGAGAAGGATACACAACAGGCTCATCAGCATCGGCTGCTGCCGGTGCAGCGCTCCGTTTACTGCTCAAACAGCAGACGGTTACAGCGCTTGAAATAGCCCTCCCACCGTTTTTACGAGAAAACGGGGCTACAGATGCGCCTAAAGAACGACTGATAATCCCTGTTTATGCAGTTCACCTTGAAGAAGGTGGAGCTGTTGGCAGTGTTATAAAAGACGGTGGTGACGATCCGGATGCAACCAATGGGTTACACATTGAAGCACATGTTTCGTTATTTCCTGACAATGCAGAGATCATTCTTGAAGGCGGGAAAGGGGTTGGCAAAGTGACGCTCCCCGGATTACCCGTACCGGCAGGAAATCCTGCAATTAATCCAGAACCACAGGAACAAATAAAAGCAGCAGTACGAGAGGCATGTGCCGAAGCCAACTACACTGGCGGCGTGCGTGTACGTATAGAAGTGCCGCGCGGTGAAGAGCGATCCAAGAACACCATGAATGCCCGATTGGGAATTCTCGGTGGAATATCTATCCTTGGAACACGCGGAACCGTAAAGCCCTTTAGTCATAGCTCATGGAAGGCAACCATTCTGCAAGGTATGGATGTTTCACTTGCAGCCGGTGTAGATTACATAGGATTTTCCACAGGCAGACGCAGCGAGCGGCTACTTATGGAAACCCTGCCGGAGTGGAAAGAACTCGCCTTTGTTCAGGCAGCAGACTTTGTTCAGTTCTCACTGGAGTCAGCGGCAGACAAAGGGTTCAAGCGCGCGGCATGGTCATGTTTCTTTGGGAAACTGGTCAAGTTGGCGCAAGGACACGCATACACCCACGCCAAAACTGCACCTGTTGATTTTCTATTACTCGCACAATGGTGTCGCGAAGCCGGTATCGCCGACTCTTTGCTTCCTGAAATTGAGGGAGCCAACACTGCGCGGCAAGTACTCGACATCATCAAGGACGATCCAAACAGAGAAACAGCGCTGCGCCACGTAGCAACCATAGCACGTGACATTGCGCAGGCATGGGCTAAAAACTCCGTAGAAATTACTGTCTATTTATTTGATTTTGATGGCACACTGCTCACAGTTGTGTAA
- a CDS encoding menaquinone biosynthetic enzyme MqnA/MqnD family protein, translating to MQKSAKKLQVGRIRYLNVLPIYHPLETGILGENFDLVYGTPAELNEQMEAGKLDVSSCSSFEYARHPEKYFLLPDIAIGSAGPVMSVLLISKKPISELGGEEILTTAQSHTSAALLRMLFRDCLKLNVSYKTGSVSDHIEQGELPTAALCIGDEALRLRNDDRYPYLLDLGEAWREWTGLPFIFGVWIVSRKSVETGCFTQDPAELFRNAKNWGDENIQHVIELAEKAGYMDTEGLTQYFQSLVFDLGEEEQKGLRLFFKRLAEAKEIPSAPELEFYSHQC from the coding sequence GTGCAGAAATCTGCAAAAAAACTGCAAGTCGGTCGCATCCGTTATTTAAACGTGCTTCCAATCTATCATCCACTGGAAACCGGCATACTTGGTGAAAATTTTGACCTCGTATACGGAACTCCAGCAGAATTGAATGAACAGATGGAAGCAGGAAAGCTTGACGTGTCCTCGTGTTCCTCATTCGAGTACGCAAGGCATCCAGAAAAATATTTCCTGTTGCCCGACATCGCCATAGGCAGTGCTGGTCCGGTCATGAGTGTGCTTCTTATTAGTAAAAAGCCTATCTCTGAACTCGGTGGGGAAGAAATTCTCACAACTGCACAGTCACATACATCAGCAGCACTGCTGCGTATGCTCTTTCGTGATTGCCTCAAGCTTAACGTGTCCTACAAAACAGGGTCTGTGTCAGATCACATAGAACAAGGTGAACTGCCGACAGCAGCGCTCTGTATTGGTGACGAAGCACTTCGCCTCAGAAATGATGATCGTTACCCATACCTTCTTGATCTCGGTGAAGCATGGCGCGAGTGGACAGGACTTCCGTTTATTTTCGGCGTCTGGATTGTTTCTCGCAAATCAGTAGAAACCGGCTGTTTCACACAAGATCCAGCAGAGCTTTTTAGAAATGCAAAGAATTGGGGTGATGAAAATATTCAGCACGTCATCGAACTCGCAGAAAAAGCCGGATACATGGATACTGAAGGGCTTACACAGTATTTTCAAAGTCTTGTTTTTGATCTGGGTGAAGAAGAACAAAAAGGTTTGCGCCTGTTCTTCAAGCGACTTGCCGAAGCAAAAGAAATTCCGTCAGCACCGGAGCTTGAATTTTATTCGCATCAGTGCTGA
- a CDS encoding C-GCAxxG-C-C family protein codes for MKLNKYTDASFADAELSPEIAATIDKLKLQAENLFETRALLCAEAVLFTLNDAFDGSLSEEEAINLGSTFCMGVGSAGCMCGALAGGLASVGMFTGKGRIATSNAHARDCGKELHDAFVRNHKSTCCRSLTRHLKDDPAKHFAQCTMLTGNVTELAARMIIAERNGVVLEKPIRKPLSKPQVLGMRIGSTLRSLVQKCAAACR; via the coding sequence ATGAAATTAAATAAGTACACTGATGCGTCATTTGCTGACGCTGAACTATCTCCTGAAATTGCAGCTACAATTGATAAGCTGAAACTTCAGGCCGAGAATCTCTTTGAGACACGAGCTCTGCTGTGTGCCGAAGCCGTACTGTTTACCCTGAACGATGCGTTTGATGGTTCCCTTTCTGAAGAGGAAGCAATCAACCTTGGTTCAACCTTCTGTATGGGGGTGGGCAGTGCTGGTTGCATGTGTGGTGCTCTTGCTGGGGGACTTGCCTCTGTAGGTATGTTTACCGGAAAAGGACGCATTGCTACAAGCAATGCACACGCACGTGACTGCGGAAAAGAATTACATGATGCGTTTGTGAGAAATCATAAATCCACCTGTTGTCGCAGTCTCACGCGCCACCTCAAAGATGATCCGGCAAAGCATTTTGCGCAGTGTACAATGCTTACTGGAAATGTGACTGAGCTTGCAGCACGTATGATTATAGCAGAACGTAACGGGGTCGTTTTGGAAAAACCAATACGGAAGCCGTTATCAAAACCTCAGGTTTTGGGTATGCGAATAGGAAGTACCTTGAGAAGTCTTGTTCAGAAATGTGCAGCTGCATGTCGATAA
- a CDS encoding ABC transporter ATP-binding protein/permease: protein MANESTPVTKRSMYYWVLHKNRPLQLAMITIIVVTVAMRLVPIEMQKRIISDAIQLKKVDALIYYCMIYITAVFSAGILKYAINILQAKVGESTLFRIRKHLYDHILTLPMPFFRRTSPGLVVSTLMAELLPMATFAGMAISAPLVNILTFFAFAGYMLYLDPLLAGLSVSIYPIEMIIIPILQRKYNKLNRQRTNGLRQTSSIISESMTGIHEIQGNCAFSLEETKFKKSARWLYNITYRLLIVKFGIKFTNNIFQSIGPFILFLVGGYLAIQGKFQLGALVAFLSAYEKLYDPWKELMEFYQLYQDCVVRYKQVMDYFDLAAEFDSIPEGRATYKLNGDIHIKDLSFTIGTNIRILDNIDLDIKAGEHLALVGFSGSGKSTLASAVGQMLKYTGGNVQLDGYEVAQLSKQDIAENVGIVAQHPFIFDGTIRNNLVYSSEALMRQRGETDPVLPDLDRIIEVAQQVGLFVDVLGFGLRTTLKKDSSPELIESLIRAREQFQQLHGAKLHNDIEFFNSEKYLQYASIAENIVFGASRDENILLSNLHTQQHFVNFLKEFNLLTQLELLGCLIATRTIELIHNSPDEQELLQRSPVPADALPTYHQIVEQLRKSQTLEEGLVKLEQDARASLLYLSLNFTPSQHSIASIPEKLFTSISSIRKSFKKYMDEHMPQTFTTYSRENYVHTLTIMDNIAYGHIKLDNAGAEERVQRHMNQLLIIEGVLEPILEIGLNHNVGNMGEDLSGGQRQKVALARAFLKQPPIYIFDEATSALDNASQTRIQNIMERMLKGKATILSVVHRLDTLPGYDSVAVLRSGKLVEKGTYEELMEKKGSLYELVHGAS, encoded by the coding sequence ATGGCAAATGAGTCCACACCGGTTACAAAGCGTTCTATGTACTACTGGGTATTACATAAAAATAGACCGCTTCAACTGGCCATGATTACGATCATTGTTGTAACGGTCGCAATGCGACTTGTTCCTATTGAAATGCAAAAGCGTATTATCTCTGATGCCATTCAGCTAAAGAAAGTTGATGCTCTCATCTACTACTGTATGATCTATATCACTGCCGTATTCTCTGCTGGTATCCTCAAATATGCGATCAATATACTTCAAGCAAAAGTAGGCGAAAGCACACTCTTTAGAATTAGAAAGCACCTGTACGATCATATTCTCACACTCCCCATGCCTTTCTTCCGCAGAACCTCACCGGGGCTTGTTGTTTCAACACTTATGGCAGAACTGCTTCCTATGGCGACATTTGCGGGCATGGCTATTTCTGCACCGCTAGTTAATATCCTTACATTCTTCGCATTCGCTGGATACATGCTCTACCTCGACCCACTTCTTGCCGGACTTTCCGTCTCAATCTACCCCATTGAAATGATCATTATTCCTATCTTGCAACGTAAATACAACAAGCTCAATCGTCAAAGAACAAATGGATTGCGACAGACAAGCAGCATCATCAGCGAATCCATGACAGGGATTCATGAAATCCAAGGAAACTGTGCGTTTTCGCTTGAAGAAACCAAATTTAAAAAATCAGCACGTTGGCTTTACAACATTACCTACCGTCTCCTAATTGTAAAATTCGGCATCAAATTTACAAACAACATATTCCAATCCATTGGCCCGTTCATCCTATTTTTAGTTGGTGGTTATCTGGCGATTCAGGGGAAATTCCAACTGGGTGCATTGGTCGCGTTCCTGTCTGCGTACGAAAAATTATACGATCCTTGGAAAGAGCTCATGGAATTTTATCAGCTCTATCAAGACTGTGTCGTACGCTACAAACAGGTAATGGATTATTTTGATCTCGCGGCAGAATTTGATTCAATTCCGGAAGGTAGAGCTACCTATAAACTGAATGGCGACATTCATATTAAAGATCTCTCTTTCACTATCGGAACAAACATTCGTATTCTTGATAATATTGATTTAGATATAAAAGCTGGTGAGCACCTTGCTCTCGTAGGCTTTTCAGGAAGTGGTAAATCCACCCTCGCAAGTGCTGTAGGGCAAATGCTCAAATATACTGGCGGTAATGTGCAGCTGGATGGATACGAGGTTGCCCAACTGAGTAAGCAGGATATTGCGGAAAACGTTGGGATTGTTGCACAGCACCCATTTATTTTTGACGGCACTATTCGCAACAACCTAGTGTACAGCAGTGAAGCGCTTATGCGGCAAAGGGGTGAAACAGACCCTGTGCTTCCGGACTTGGATCGAATCATTGAAGTGGCACAGCAGGTTGGTCTCTTTGTTGATGTACTCGGTTTCGGCCTGCGCACAACTCTTAAAAAGGACTCATCACCTGAGTTGATAGAAAGCCTGATCCGAGCACGTGAGCAGTTCCAGCAATTGCATGGTGCGAAGCTTCATAACGACATTGAATTCTTTAATTCTGAAAAATATCTGCAATATGCTTCCATCGCTGAAAATATTGTGTTCGGTGCATCACGGGATGAAAACATACTTCTTTCAAACCTTCACACACAACAACATTTCGTCAACTTCCTTAAAGAGTTCAACTTGCTTACTCAGCTGGAACTACTAGGTTGCCTCATTGCCACGCGTACTATTGAGCTTATCCATAATTCACCGGATGAGCAGGAACTTTTGCAACGTAGCCCAGTTCCGGCTGATGCGCTTCCAACCTATCATCAGATTGTTGAACAACTGCGCAAATCGCAGACTCTAGAAGAGGGGCTGGTTAAATTGGAGCAGGATGCACGTGCCTCACTTCTTTACCTGAGTCTCAACTTTACACCGAGCCAGCATTCCATCGCCTCCATCCCAGAAAAACTATTCACTTCGATAAGTAGCATTCGCAAGTCATTCAAAAAATACATGGATGAACATATGCCGCAAACATTCACTACATACAGTAGAGAAAACTATGTGCATACGCTCACCATTATGGACAACATCGCATACGGTCACATCAAACTCGATAATGCAGGTGCTGAAGAACGCGTTCAGCGACACATGAACCAGTTACTCATTATTGAAGGCGTACTGGAGCCAATTTTGGAGATTGGTCTGAACCACAACGTCGGCAATATGGGTGAAGATCTCTCCGGTGGTCAGCGCCAAAAAGTTGCGCTGGCACGTGCCTTCCTTAAACAACCACCTATTTATATTTTTGATGAAGCCACATCTGCACTCGATAACGCGTCACAGACACGCATCCAGAATATTATGGAACGCATGCTGAAAGGCAAAGCGACCATACTCTCTGTGGTACACCGCCTCGACACCCTACCGGGGTATGACAGTGTGGCCGTGCTGCGTAGTGGCAAGCTTGTAGAAAAAGGTACCTACGAAGAACTTATGGAGAAAAAAGGATCCCTTTATGAGCTTGTGCACGGAGCGTCTTAA
- a CDS encoding GyrI-like domain-containing protein, with product MNTKKVHIRDQIAQSQRYIEKHLDSTITLEYLATSCGYSALYFHSIFTGIVGEGVKEYQRRLRLQRAANQLLFSETSLIDIALDAGYESQEGFSRAFKKRFSFSPLKFRKLQSDYNFLAGGKIMNTPIQQSDPTVAIKNFAPITVAAVRHTGPYSECAKAFTTLFKWTREQGLYGTYRQVIGISHDAPRTTPAEKLRYDACMEIPEHFIVTGEAQKYTIHGGRYACCVHKGSYRNIQKTFVAMLGSWFPDSGEELTNNPPLEVYLNCPSITPEDGLLTELRIPLK from the coding sequence ATGAACACGAAGAAAGTACATATCCGCGACCAAATAGCGCAATCACAACGGTATATTGAGAAACATCTCGATTCAACCATTACACTCGAATATCTAGCAACTTCATGCGGATATTCTGCCCTCTATTTCCACTCTATTTTTACTGGAATAGTTGGAGAAGGAGTTAAGGAATACCAACGCCGTCTGCGCTTACAACGTGCCGCGAATCAATTACTTTTCTCTGAAACATCCCTCATAGATATAGCACTGGATGCAGGATATGAATCCCAAGAAGGATTCTCACGCGCATTCAAAAAGCGGTTCTCCTTTTCACCACTCAAATTCAGAAAATTGCAGTCTGACTACAATTTTCTGGCTGGAGGCAAAATCATGAATACCCCCATTCAGCAATCCGACCCAACCGTTGCAATCAAAAATTTCGCCCCAATAACCGTAGCCGCCGTTCGTCACACCGGTCCATACTCTGAATGCGCCAAAGCCTTCACCACTCTTTTCAAATGGACACGCGAACAAGGTCTTTACGGCACCTACCGGCAAGTAATCGGCATTTCGCACGATGCTCCACGGACAACTCCAGCAGAAAAGCTACGCTACGATGCCTGCATGGAAATTCCCGAACACTTCATTGTCACTGGTGAAGCACAAAAGTACACCATCCACGGTGGCCGCTATGCATGTTGCGTGCATAAAGGATCATACCGTAACATCCAGAAAACTTTTGTAGCCATGCTCGGCAGCTGGTTCCCCGATTCCGGCGAGGAACTCACAAACAACCCGCCGCTTGAGGTATACCTCAATTGCCCATCCATCACTCCAGAAGATGGGCTGCTCACGGAGCTTCGGATTCCGCTTAAATAA
- a CDS encoding cyclic nucleotide-binding domain-containing protein, producing MDTPQKPPSCEYDRNLELLLKAEIFSKFPIERLRSYALLVKRMNYQAGGYVFHQGDTDNKAYLLVQGSLSITHTYSDKPSTHGTITQGRVFGTLALLADTERLFSVEAVVPSTCLILPRPKALSELDKDPENAKTFIKIITDRLSHWEKNCLVEAATIESCPCKYGVSLI from the coding sequence ATGGATACCCCTCAAAAGCCCCCGTCCTGCGAATATGATCGAAATTTAGAATTGCTGCTTAAAGCAGAAATTTTTTCTAAATTTCCAATTGAACGTCTTCGTTCGTATGCTTTGCTTGTAAAGCGCATGAATTACCAAGCTGGTGGATACGTTTTCCATCAAGGAGACACAGACAACAAAGCCTACTTACTCGTGCAGGGTTCACTTTCTATTACTCATACCTACTCAGATAAGCCCAGCACACACGGCACCATCACTCAGGGGCGAGTATTCGGTACGTTGGCATTACTTGCAGATACAGAACGTCTTTTTTCTGTTGAAGCTGTTGTGCCTTCAACCTGCCTTATTCTGCCGCGCCCTAAAGCGTTAAGTGAGCTTGATAAAGACCCTGAAAACGCAAAAACGTTCATAAAAATTATCACAGATCGCTTAAGCCATTGGGAGAAAAATTGTCTAGTAGAAGCAGCAACAATTGAAAGTTGCCCATGTAAATATGGAGTAAGCTTGATTTAA
- the cobM gene encoding precorrin-4 C(11)-methyltransferase, protein MTTTRSEWKTAPVWFIGAGPGDPELITVKGARMIAEADLVLYAGSLVPTVIIEGAKESAKIMDSAPMNLNETHAAVMETVRNGGTVARVHTGDPSLYGAIREQMRLLDKEDVGYGTIPGVTASFAAAAASATSLTVPEESQSVIITRLEGRTPVPETEKLRDMAKHRCAMAVYLSAAHPERLVEELRAGGLEDEIVVVIAYRVGWPEQKIIRTNIGSICATVAEHNLTRQTVFLVLPGEDNKEHFSKLYDAGFLHGFRS, encoded by the coding sequence ATGACGACCACACGTTCTGAATGGAAGACAGCGCCAGTATGGTTCATTGGTGCAGGCCCCGGTGACCCTGAACTTATCACCGTAAAAGGTGCCCGCATGATTGCAGAGGCAGACCTTGTACTCTACGCCGGTTCATTAGTACCGACAGTCATAATTGAAGGTGCAAAAGAATCTGCAAAGATCATGGATTCTGCTCCAATGAATCTGAACGAAACGCACGCAGCAGTTATGGAAACAGTACGCAACGGCGGCACGGTTGCCCGTGTACATACCGGTGATCCAAGCCTCTACGGTGCCATCCGCGAACAAATGCGTTTGCTGGATAAAGAAGACGTCGGCTACGGAACCATACCGGGGGTTACCGCAAGCTTTGCAGCCGCGGCTGCATCCGCAACCTCCCTCACCGTGCCGGAAGAGTCACAATCAGTGATCATTACCCGCCTCGAAGGTCGCACCCCTGTTCCGGAAACCGAAAAACTGCGCGACATGGCAAAACATCGCTGTGCAATGGCAGTCTACCTTTCCGCAGCACATCCGGAACGCCTTGTTGAAGAACTGCGTGCCGGTGGGCTTGAAGATGAAATCGTAGTCGTGATCGCCTACCGTGTCGGCTGGCCTGAACAGAAAATTATCCGTACCAACATTGGCAGCATCTGCGCCACTGTTGCAGAGCACAACCTCACACGCCAGACAGTTTTCCTTGTCCTCCCCGGCGAAGACAACAAAGAACATTTCTCAAAGCTTTACGACGCAGGATTCCTGCATGGATTCAGAAGCTAA
- a CDS encoding rhodanese-like domain-containing protein, whose amino-acid sequence MRKIFVCCVLLVGVVMLSGFMGIGESEMDLETKSIKLAKEVQRGDYNVISTQELKDALSKGNLLVIDTMPYEASYKKNHIPAAEQFLFPIPDMTSWDTNETAGKTQAEFEALLGSDKDRMLVFYCGFVKCTRSHNGAMWARKLGYTNVYRHPGGIKAWKEAGYPVDEIK is encoded by the coding sequence GTGCGTAAGATTTTTGTATGCTGTGTGTTGTTGGTTGGGGTTGTTATGTTAAGCGGATTCATGGGTATTGGTGAATCTGAAATGGACCTCGAAACTAAGTCCATTAAGCTTGCTAAAGAAGTCCAGCGTGGTGATTACAACGTAATCTCTACACAGGAATTGAAAGATGCTTTGAGTAAGGGCAACCTGCTTGTTATTGATACCATGCCGTACGAAGCTTCTTACAAAAAGAACCACATTCCTGCTGCTGAACAATTTTTATTTCCTATTCCAGATATGACCAGCTGGGATACTAACGAAACCGCAGGCAAAACTCAGGCAGAATTTGAAGCGCTTCTTGGCTCAGATAAAGATCGTATGCTTGTTTTCTATTGCGGCTTTGTAAAGTGTACCCGTTCTCATAATGGTGCCATGTGGGCACGCAAACTTGGCTACACCAATGTTTACCGTCACCCGGGTGGTATTAAAGCATGGAAAGAAGCAGGATACCCTGTAGATGAAATTAAATAA